The window GAACCCCACACGAGCCTTCCGACGATCGCGCCGATTTGGAAGATCGCCATGGCTTCGATCGCAACTGTCAGCGGCGCGTGTTTCTGCGTGATCAGTGCGATCGCGAGAAATCCAACCGCCGTGTATTGAACCGAAACCAAAGAAGCGCACAGCAAATTCAAACAAATGCTGCTGGGACTCGTTGCAACCGCTACGAGACCACGCACCACTTCGCGAAAGCGAATGCGTTCTTGGCCGGCGTTCTCAATCGGACTCGAATAACCGCGGATGCCGACTACGGAGACGACGATGCAAATGATCCCCGAAACCGCGAGAGCGGCTTGATATCCGAAGCGGTATCCGACCGCCGGTAAGAGCAGAGAGCCGACGACTCCGCCAAGCGGAACGCCGGTTTGCCGGATTCCCATTGCAAATCCGCGATCGCGCGTGAACCATTGCAAGATCGCGCGTCCACCGGACGGCGCCGACGTCGCGTATGCCATCCCGAACAGCGCGAGCCATACGACCAGCCATATCAAGTTCGCAACGCACGCCGCGCCGAGCAGCGTGACGCCCATTGCGATGCCGCTCCACAACAGCACTTTGCGTTCGCCGAAATAGTCGACGGCGACGCCTGCGACGGCCGCGAACGCGGCGGCACCAATTGAAATTGCGGCGACGACCCAACCGAGATGCTGGTGATCCAAGTTCAGGCTGCGGCCGATCAGTGGTTGAATTGCGCCAATGCCTTGCTGCAAGAGCGAGGCCGACGTCTGCAAGATGACCGTGATCGTCAGGATGACGTAGCGCGCCGGCACCTTCACTGTGCAGCCACTCTGCCACCGAAACAGGGCTTGCGCAACGACAAATGCTTTGCTAGGATTCGTCAGGACGCATGACGAATGCGCTCGCCCGCTGCTGTGTGAGGGGAAACTATGCAGACAGCTTACGCCGTCCGCTTCAAACGCTGGGACTGGGATTACTTTCTGCGCGAGCGCAAGACGGTGCTCGAGCTGTGGCCGACCGGAGCCGAGATTGCGTCGGAAGACGCGCTCAAGCGCGCCCTCGAGTACCACAAGCAGCAGCCGTGGTACAAGTTCGCATCACTGCGCAACGCCAAGGCCGAGGAAGAAGAGCGTATCCAGATCACGCCGCAAGTCGGCCACGCGCTCGTCGACCACACGATCAAGCACATCCAGTGCTCGGAAGACCTTAAGCCCGATCGTTGGTACGTGCTCACGGATACATACAGCCGCAAGAACTTGTTCGATAAGGCGCAGGACGCGGTCGAGCGCTCGAAGCGCGACGGCTTCTCGTACCTGAACGGCTATCCGCCCGCGATCCACGGCGTGGCCGGTGCGCGTGCCATCAACGAGTCGACGAAAGCAGCGGTCGGCACCGACAACAACGACGAGGACGCGCGCTTCAATTGGGAGATTTTGCTGGCCGGCGGCTTTACGTGGGGGACGATCAAGAGCGTCGAGCAGCTGCTCCAGCATTCGCGCGACTATCCGATCGACAAGATGATCCACAACCAGCAATACATGGACCGGCTCTCCGCATTCTTCACCGAGAACGGCGTGCCGATCTTACGCCGCGCATCGGCGAATCTGCCCGGTTGGGATTCGCTCGGATTCAAGGTGCTGGTCTCGCTGATCGAAGTGCTGCTCGCCGCCGAACAAGGCCTCAAATATATCGACCTCAGCCTCGGCATCGGAATGAATCTCGTGCAGGACGTGGCTGCGATTCAATCGCTCAAGAAACTGGCGCGCGAATATCTCGACAAAGCCGGACACCAGGACGTCAAGATTTATTCGTGGACCTACTTCTTTTTGGGCGATTGGCCGCTGGTTCGCGGCCAGATGAACGCGCAGCTCGCGATGAACGCAACCGTTTCGGCACTCGGCGGATGCAACGGCATGTTCATCAAGTCGCCGGATGAATCGACGACGACGCCGACCGGAGCCGGCTTCCGCGAAGCAGTCGAGCTGTGCGGACAAATCGCGCGGCTGGTTGCGGGACAGCGCTTGCCGGACGGCGACGACGTTAAGCTGGAGCGCGAGATGCTCGAGCTCGAAGTCCGCACCTCACTCGATGCGCTGCTGAATATGGGCGACGGCGATCTTGCGCTCGGTTCGTGTTATGGAATCGAGAGCGGCGTGCTCGACACGATGTTCTCGCCGTATCGCAAGCTGCGCGGCAAGGTGAAGGTCGTGCGCGACAACCGCGGTGCGCTGCGCTACTTGGATCACGGCGACATTCCGTTGCCGCAGCCGGTTATCGACTACCATCGCTCGCGCATCGCGGAGCGCTCGAAGAAAGAAGGCAAGGACGCCGATCTCAGCTGGGTCATTCGTGAAGCAACGTGGGCGTCGCGACCGCTCGCAGAAGAAGCCGCGGAACGGAGTTATTAGAAATGGAATCGCGTCCTCGCGTCGTGCTCGGAACGATCGGACACGACGCACACATCGTCGGCAGTTCCGTGTTGCGGTACGCGCTCGAAGGAGCCGGTCTTGAACCGGTCTTTCTCGGCGCGCTCGTGCAGCCGCAAGAATTCATCGATGCAGCCAAAGAAACGGCGGCGTCCGCGATCTGGGTTTCCTCGCTCTACGGAATGGGCCGCATCGATTGCGAAGGCTTTCGCGAGAAGTGCATCGAGGCCGGCATGGACGACATCATCCTTTATATAGGCGGGATTCTCGTGACCGACCCCGAGCAGTGGGAGGAAACCGAAAAGCTTTTCAAATCGTTCGGCTTTAACCGCGTCTACCCGCCTCAAACAAAACCCGAGACCGCGCTCGCCGATCTGCGTAACGATCTCGGAATTCGGGCGTGATCGCAACCCGCAAATCCGTCGAAGCCGAGCGGACGGCCGCACTTGAAGCCGAACGCGCCGGAAATATTCGTCAAGCCCTGCTGGGTGCGTCCCGGGCGCTCAACCGTCTCGTCGTTGCAGCGCTCCAAAAGCGCGGACACAAGAAATTCCGCTCGACGCACCTCGGCCTTACGTCGAATATCGATTTGCACGGTACGCGGCTGAACGTTCTCGCGGCGCGCGCCAACATGACGAAACAGGCCATGTGGGAGCTTGCGAATGATCTCGAAAAATGCGGCTACGTCAAGCGTCGCATCGACGAAAACGATCGTCGTAACCGGATCATCGCATTCACCGATGCCGGATGGAAGCTGAAGATGGACAACATCGAGGTCTTTCGCGAGATCGAATCCGAGCTGCAGAGCAAGGTCGGTAGAACGCCATACGAGGCGCTGCGCGGGACGCTGCGCGCGATCGCAGCTTTAGGAGAAGAGGAATGAAGGCGTTGAAAGTCTCTTGCGTCCTCGCATGTCTGGCTCTGATACTTGCGCTGCATCCGGCGCGGCCGCTAGCAGCCGAGACAGCTCCCGCGCACGTCGCGATTGCATATCAGCCCGGCCTCGGTTATGCGCCGCTGCTGATCATCAAGCAGAACAAATGGATCGAGAAAGATTTTCCCGGCACAACGGTTGAGTGGCGCGAGCTCTCGAATGGCGCAACGATCCGCGACGGCATCATCTCCAACACGCTCCAAGTCGGAGTCGTCGGCACTGCGCCGTGGATCGTGGGTTGGGCGCGTGGCGTGCCGTGGAAGCTTCTCGCTTGCGCATCGAACATGGACATGTGGCTCAACGTGATGGACCCGAACATCAAGAGCCTCAAAGATCTCAAAGCCGGCGACCAAATCGCGCTGCCTGCGCCGGATTCGATTCAAGCCTTTGCGCTACGCAAAGGTGCGCAAGAGATTCTCGGCAACGCGCACGCGCTCGATACCAACATGGTGGCGATGGCGCATCCGCTGGGATTGCAAGCGCTCGTCTCCCATCAAGTCGTGGGACACTTGACCGCGCCTCCGTTTGAGTACGAAGAGATCGACCGGGGCGCGCACACGATTTTCAACACGCACGACGTCATGGGCGACACCTGCTTCACGGCCGTTACGATGCCGACGGCATTCGCAAGTCAGTATCCGGCGTTCACGGCGAAACTGCTCGGATACATGCAGCAGGCCGACAAGATGCTGAAATCGAGTCCGGCCGACGCCGCGAAATACATCGCGGACGCCGAGAGCAAGCCGGATCTTGCGGCGCAGTACAGAGCCTGGCTCGGACGTCCCGGCATCGCTTACACCGTTACGCCCAGTGGTTTCTTGAAGTATGCGACGTTCATGAAGCAGATCGGAAGCATCGACAAGGTTCCATCCGATATCAAGGAACTCGAGTTTCCCGCTCTTGCGCCGCTCGGCGGGAGCTGATAGGAGAAGCACAATGGCAGTCGCGACATCACAGAAGCATGCGGTGACCAACCCCTCGACGCTCGAGCACGTCGGTGAAGTCGAGTTTTCGTCGGTCGGCGACGTCGCGCGCAAAGTCGTTCGTGCGAACGAAGCGTTTGCGAAATGGCGCAGCACGCCGTTCACCGAGCGCGCAGCTATCCTGCGCAAGACGGCGGAGTCGCTGCGCAAGTTCAAATCCGAAATCGCCGCGACGCTGACGCGCGAACAAGGCAAGCCGGTCAAGGAAGCCGCGATCGAAGTCGAGCGCACCGCGGACACCTTCGATCTCTATGCCGGCGACGACATGGGTGCGCTTGTCGACTCGGTTGAGCTGCCCGGCAAAACCGCGCGCGTCGTGCGCCGTCCGCTGGGCGCGTGCGCCGCAATCGTGCCGTGGAATTTTCCACTGACGCTGATGGCGAACAAGCTCGTTCCCGCGCTTGCGACCGGCAACACGGTTGTCGTCAAGCCTGCGCCGACAACGCCGCTCGCAGCGCAGCGCTGCATCGAACTGCTGTATGAAGCCGGATTGCCCGAAGGCGTGGTCGAGATCGTCATCGGTGGCGCCGACGTCGGCGCGGCGTTGATCGAGCATCCATTGATTCGCAAAGTTTCGTTCACGGGCTCGACCACGACCGGCAAAGCGATCATGGCGCTGGCGGCCAAAGGCCTCAAGCGTCTCACGCTCGAGCTGGGCGGCAACGACGCGATGATTGTCTGTGAAGACGCCGACATCGTCGGTGCGGCGCGTGCGGCCGCGGTCGGCCGATTCTTCAACGCCGGTCAAGCCTGCATCGCAACGAAGCGCATCTACGTTCATCGCTCGAAATACGACGAGTTCGTCGAGCGTGTCAGCGAGCGCGCCGCGAAGCTTCCCGTCGGCGACGGCTTCGATTCGAACGTGCGCATGGGACCGCTGCATTCGCAACCGCAGCGCGAAAGCGTCGAAGGTTTCGTGCGCGACGCGCTCGAGCACGGCGCAAAGGCCACATCGGGCGGCAAGCGCTCCGATAAAGGCAAAGGCTACTTCTTCGAGCCGACCGTGCTCGTGGGCGTTCGCGACGACGCGCGTCTCATTCGCGAGGAATGCTTCGGCCCGGTGCTTCCGGTGATGGCGTTCGATTCGATCGACGAGGCCTTCGCGCGCGCGAATGCGACCGTGTTCGGTCTGGGCTCATCGATCTGGACGAACGATGCTGCCTTGCAAGAGCGCGCGGTGCGCGAACTGGACGCAGGCTACACGTGGATCAACGACATCGCGACGGACTACGACCGGTTGCCGTTCGGCGGCGTAAAGGAGAGCGGTTTTGGTAAAGAACGTGGCACCGAAGTTCTCAATGAATACCTCGAGCTCAAATCCGTCGTCGCAGGGGCGGCCGGACATGGCTGATCCCGCCTTCGGCTTCCTGAAAATCGGCCGTTATTCTTCGCAAAAGCCGCGCACGACGGCGATGACGATCTGCATCGACGGCATGGACAGCGGCTTCATCTCGAACGCGCAGGTCACGTCGCTCGGTGATTTCGTAGCACCCTACATCGACTACGCGAAGCTGGGCTGGATGATCCCGCGCCTGACCTCGAAGAAGATGCTGGTCGAGAAGATCGCCGCATATCACGCGCAAAACATTCGCGTCTTCTTCGGCGGCATGGCGATGGAAGTCGCGCTGATCCAGGGCAAAGCCGCCGAATACGTCGAGGCCTGCGCCGAGTACGGCGCCGACGCGATGGAAATCTCGGCCAGCGCCTCGTTCATCTCGGCGCGCGTTGCCGACGAATCGATTCGCCGCGCGAAATCTGCGGGACTCAAGGCCTTTCTCGAAATCGGCCGCAAAGGCGAAAACGCTGCGAATCCGACCGTCGACGACGTACGGCGGC of the Candidatus Baltobacteraceae bacterium genome contains:
- a CDS encoding MarR family transcriptional regulator yields the protein MIATRKSVEAERTAALEAERAGNIRQALLGASRALNRLVVAALQKRGHKKFRSTHLGLTSNIDLHGTRLNVLAARANMTKQAMWELANDLEKCGYVKRRIDENDRRNRIIAFTDAGWKLKMDNIEVFREIESELQSKVGRTPYEALRGTLRAIAALGEEE
- a CDS encoding phosphosulfolactate synthase, giving the protein MADPAFGFLKIGRYSSQKPRTTAMTICIDGMDSGFISNAQVTSLGDFVAPYIDYAKLGWMIPRLTSKKMLVEKIAAYHAQNIRVFFGGMAMEVALIQGKAAEYVEACAEYGADAMEISASASFISARVADESIRRAKSAGLKAFLEIGRKGENAANPTVDDVRRQLDRMLVAGGDGLIIESERLESMHHGGTLEGFLEGCGDLDLAKLIFELPYGLPFPQLQPIATRLFSVLGGEINVANVEFAHVMGIATIRTGTCFGDLFGLVPTEVTA
- a CDS encoding ABC transporter substrate-binding protein: MKVSCVLACLALILALHPARPLAAETAPAHVAIAYQPGLGYAPLLIIKQNKWIEKDFPGTTVEWRELSNGATIRDGIISNTLQVGVVGTAPWIVGWARGVPWKLLACASNMDMWLNVMDPNIKSLKDLKAGDQIALPAPDSIQAFALRKGAQEILGNAHALDTNMVAMAHPLGLQALVSHQVVGHLTAPPFEYEEIDRGAHTIFNTHDVMGDTCFTAVTMPTAFASQYPAFTAKLLGYMQQADKMLKSSPADAAKYIADAESKPDLAAQYRAWLGRPGIAYTVTPSGFLKYATFMKQIGSIDKVPSDIKELEFPALAPLGGS
- a CDS encoding aldehyde dehydrogenase family protein; translation: MAVATSQKHAVTNPSTLEHVGEVEFSSVGDVARKVVRANEAFAKWRSTPFTERAAILRKTAESLRKFKSEIAATLTREQGKPVKEAAIEVERTADTFDLYAGDDMGALVDSVELPGKTARVVRRPLGACAAIVPWNFPLTLMANKLVPALATGNTVVVKPAPTTPLAAQRCIELLYEAGLPEGVVEIVIGGADVGAALIEHPLIRKVSFTGSTTTGKAIMALAAKGLKRLTLELGGNDAMIVCEDADIVGAARAAAVGRFFNAGQACIATKRIYVHRSKYDEFVERVSERAAKLPVGDGFDSNVRMGPLHSQPQRESVEGFVRDALEHGAKATSGGKRSDKGKGYFFEPTVLVGVRDDARLIREECFGPVLPVMAFDSIDEAFARANATVFGLGSSIWTNDAALQERAVRELDAGYTWINDIATDYDRLPFGGVKESGFGKERGTEVLNEYLELKSVVAGAAGHG
- a CDS encoding MFS transporter, with the protein product MKVPARYVILTITVILQTSASLLQQGIGAIQPLIGRSLNLDHQHLGWVVAAISIGAAAFAAVAGVAVDYFGERKVLLWSGIAMGVTLLGAACVANLIWLVVWLALFGMAYATSAPSGGRAILQWFTRDRGFAMGIRQTGVPLGGVVGSLLLPAVGYRFGYQAALAVSGIICIVVSVVGIRGYSSPIENAGQERIRFREVVRGLVAVATSPSSICLNLLCASLVSVQYTAVGFLAIALITQKHAPLTVAIEAMAIFQIGAIVGRLVWGSVSDHVFGGDRIIPMLIISAMTLGVLWRLAHSGPDSAVVIFILAGALGFSAAAWNGLWAAAQAEIGGYRHAGSALGASLTVIYLVGAFIPPFFGALVDRDGFAYAWNVLAVIVAVGIIPGIFARQMLRGLSVAART
- the glmS gene encoding methylaspartate mutase subunit S, with amino-acid sequence MESRPRVVLGTIGHDAHIVGSSVLRYALEGAGLEPVFLGALVQPQEFIDAAKETAASAIWVSSLYGMGRIDCEGFREKCIEAGMDDIILYIGGILVTDPEQWEETEKLFKSFGFNRVYPPQTKPETALADLRNDLGIRA